AGAGAATGCTTTCCGAAAAATTTGGAGTTACAAGAGGAAATATACGGGAAGCGATTCAGAAGCTAGAGTTCTACGGATTGTTGAAATCCATTCCACAAAGCGGAACTTTTATTGCAAATATCGGTGTTATTGCCATGAATGGGATGATAGATGATATATTAAGGCTGGAAGAACCGGATTTTAAATCACTGGTTGAAACAAGAATACTCCTCGAATTAAAAACAGCAAGGCTTGCCGCTATTAGGAGAACCGAAGAAGATCTGGAAAGAATTAAAGACACTTTAGATGCTTTTATAGATAAAGTATTAAGAGGAGAAGATGCTGTTCAGGAAGATTTACTATTTCATCTTGCCATTGCAAAAGCAAGCGGAAACAGCACAATGAATACACTGATGTTAATGATTACTCCG
This window of the Flavobacteriaceae bacterium genome carries:
- a CDS encoding FCD domain-containing protein — protein: MKLDVVTKVENQSIQDAIILKIRGLINFKNLEPGDKLPSERMLSEKFGVTRGNIREAIQKLEFYGLLKSIPQSGTFIANIGVIAMNGMIDDILRLEEPDFKSLVETRILLELKTARLAAIRRTEEDLERIKDTLDAFIDKVLRGEDAVQEDLLFHLAIAKASGNSTMNTLMLMITPEIITNFEKYLICDDDLAQKGIQEHTEIYNAIVAQNPKLAKEKMKAHFKILYQYCYNI